In one Acetobacter sp. genomic region, the following are encoded:
- a CDS encoding TonB-dependent receptor: MTNRFIRHTLRPTPLTAGLTLACSAFHPQAADAGTVKTRHAHSRVAIHKPVSTQNVPLQASGAGGATATNTSAHAVNTGAKILETGPHSENILVRGRSMNVLTQDMGFGRMPQDVLHTPQTVNVVPKVLMEQQNVKSLEEALRNVPGITASVGEGEGGMSGDQFLIRGFQAQNDIYQNGLRDFGVYSRDSFDYDHVTVIKGPSSEVFGNGTTGGAINVTTKVAHLGNNYGGNFSGGSGAYYRGTLDLNQQIGEHTAIRITGMGNENDTVGRNNVYSHRWGLAPSIGFGLGTKTTFTLEYFHQSDDRMPDYGVPVITRPGATVGKPATEYGLNRKNWYGTTYDKDDSSTDMLTARLKHEFNDHITVFNDLKGGLYSRYYSASQPGCDTTCAKNFFTNPSAAMINRRGHLGGPEPYQQDDWSVQNVLSTLAKFNTGSVRHQIIAGIDVMHVYDRRKNYAYNFNGQNGTRTDTTSMINPSMVQPGLLLGGLGQYQKNLVNIPNGVGNKLYKTGDATDVGAFFSDQVWLVPWFSIKAGFRWDHWNSHYAATDGATTADTRLHQQQDTFNPNVSLMYTPTDNAMVYFNWSESTTPLGLYVTNSSEPMTVNGSKMHPERSRLYEIGAKYNAFKGRVGFTVSAFRLEKSNAILGSDSNSSVIASSDRQRNQGVELGVSGEIMKNWQLIGTYAYYDATTTWSTTASNVGKHVLYVPKNSATLWTTYTVAPGKPWNLMFGGGPTWREGVWLNAGNTARVPANLDWSAVVSHSFLNNHWRIAMNGYNLANRLNYANLFSDRAVPAVGRTFLFSVSANY; the protein is encoded by the coding sequence ATGACGAATCGTTTCATCCGCCATACATTGCGGCCCACACCGCTCACAGCCGGATTGACTCTGGCCTGTTCAGCTTTTCATCCACAGGCCGCTGATGCTGGAACGGTGAAAACACGCCATGCCCACTCCCGAGTGGCGATACACAAACCCGTATCAACGCAGAACGTGCCGCTGCAGGCTTCTGGCGCTGGAGGGGCGACCGCTACAAACACAAGCGCCCATGCGGTGAATACGGGCGCGAAAATTCTGGAAACAGGACCGCATTCAGAAAATATTCTGGTGCGTGGTCGTAGTATGAATGTTCTGACGCAGGATATGGGCTTTGGCCGTATGCCTCAGGATGTCCTGCATACGCCGCAGACGGTGAACGTCGTGCCGAAAGTCCTGATGGAGCAGCAGAACGTCAAGTCTCTTGAAGAAGCGCTTCGGAACGTGCCCGGTATTACCGCATCCGTAGGTGAGGGTGAGGGCGGCATGAGCGGAGACCAGTTTCTGATCCGCGGATTTCAGGCGCAGAATGATATTTACCAGAACGGTTTGCGCGATTTTGGCGTCTATAGCCGCGACAGCTTCGATTATGATCATGTGACGGTCATCAAGGGACCGTCCTCCGAAGTCTTTGGTAACGGCACGACGGGTGGCGCGATCAACGTCACGACCAAGGTTGCCCATCTGGGGAACAATTACGGCGGTAACTTTTCGGGCGGTTCCGGGGCTTATTATCGTGGCACCCTCGATCTGAACCAGCAGATCGGTGAGCATACGGCCATCCGTATTACCGGTATGGGCAATGAAAACGATACTGTCGGCCGGAATAATGTGTATTCACACCGTTGGGGACTGGCTCCGTCCATCGGGTTTGGCCTTGGCACCAAAACGACGTTTACGCTCGAATATTTTCACCAGAGCGATGACCGGATGCCTGATTACGGCGTCCCTGTTATCACGCGTCCGGGCGCCACGGTTGGAAAACCTGCGACTGAATACGGACTGAATCGTAAGAACTGGTATGGTACGACCTACGACAAGGACGATTCATCGACCGACATGCTGACGGCGCGGCTCAAGCATGAATTCAATGACCATATTACGGTGTTCAATGATCTTAAAGGCGGCCTGTACAGCCGTTACTATTCAGCATCGCAGCCCGGATGCGACACGACCTGTGCGAAAAATTTCTTTACCAACCCGTCAGCGGCCATGATCAACAGACGTGGTCATCTGGGTGGGCCTGAGCCCTATCAGCAGGATGACTGGTCTGTTCAAAACGTTTTGTCCACTCTTGCCAAATTCAATACCGGTTCTGTCAGGCACCAGATTATAGCCGGCATTGATGTGATGCATGTGTACGACCGCCGCAAGAATTATGCCTACAATTTCAATGGCCAGAACGGCACGCGCACTGATACGACCAGCATGATCAATCCCTCGATGGTGCAGCCGGGTCTGCTGCTCGGTGGGCTGGGACAGTATCAGAAAAATCTGGTGAATATTCCCAATGGCGTAGGGAACAAACTCTACAAGACAGGCGATGCAACGGATGTCGGTGCATTCTTCTCTGATCAGGTCTGGCTTGTTCCATGGTTTTCGATCAAGGCCGGTTTCCGGTGGGATCACTGGAACAGCCATTATGCCGCGACTGACGGCGCAACAACTGCCGACACACGGCTGCATCAGCAGCAGGATACGTTCAATCCCAATGTCAGCCTGATGTACACGCCGACCGACAACGCGATGGTGTATTTCAACTGGTCGGAGTCCACCACGCCTCTGGGGCTGTATGTAACGAACAGCAGTGAGCCGATGACCGTCAATGGCTCGAAAATGCATCCAGAGCGCAGTCGTCTTTACGAAATTGGCGCTAAATATAACGCATTTAAGGGGCGTGTCGGCTTTACCGTATCAGCTTTCCGCCTTGAGAAGTCGAACGCAATCCTTGGGAGCGACAGCAACAGCTCTGTGATAGCCTCCAGTGACCGCCAGCGTAATCAGGGCGTGGAACTTGGCGTCTCTGGTGAAATCATGAAAAACTGGCAGCTTATCGGGACATATGCCTATTACGATGCGACGACCACATGGTCCACGACTGCGAGCAATGTGGGCAAGCACGTTCTCTATGTCCCGAAAAACTCTGCGACTCTCTGGACAACTTACACAGTCGCACCGGGTAAGCCCTGGAACCTGATGTTTGGTGGTGGGCCGACCTGGCGTGAGGGTGTTTGGCTGAACGCGGGAAATACAGCGCGGGTCCCTGCGAATCTGGACTGGAGCGCCGTGGTGTCTCACTCGTTCCTGAACAATCACTGGCGTATAGCCATGAACGGCTACAATCTCGCCAACCGTCTGAACTATGCCAATCTGTTCAGCGATCGTGCCGTGCCTGCCGTCGGTCGGACATTCCTGTTTTCTGTCTCGGCCAATTACTGA
- a CDS encoding lysophospholipid acyltransferase family protein gives MTSASSNHTRENPASVSRLMKLEALTARSTLWFLRRFRPDTSSNIGGRLCAGIGPLLPVSKVADTNLRLAMPELDDTERKRIIRGVWDNLGRTVGEFPHIASLKENTPEGPGFEVTGKEHLLTAARSNGPVLFVSGHIGNWEMLPPGVARYGAGFASFYRAAANPLVDRMIRDLRDAAMPDPLPLFAKGARGARDALKWVATGHRLGMLVDQKMNDGIETRFFNRPAMTAPALAAMALKFRCTVIPGYVQRLGPARLRIVVEPPMPLLDTGNRQNDVATLTQAINDRLEAWIRARPESWLWLHRRWSKELYGTSNQFK, from the coding sequence ATGACTTCAGCTTCCTCAAACCATACCAGAGAAAATCCCGCATCGGTGTCGCGGCTCATGAAGCTGGAAGCGCTGACTGCCCGCAGCACGTTATGGTTTCTGCGGCGCTTCCGACCTGACACGTCTTCCAATATCGGAGGCAGATTGTGCGCGGGCATTGGTCCGCTGCTACCTGTCTCGAAAGTGGCCGATACCAACCTCCGCCTCGCCATGCCGGAACTGGACGACACCGAACGGAAACGCATCATCAGAGGAGTATGGGATAACCTTGGCCGTACCGTCGGAGAATTTCCGCATATCGCATCGCTGAAGGAAAACACGCCGGAAGGACCGGGTTTCGAAGTGACCGGCAAAGAGCATCTGCTGACCGCAGCCCGCAGTAATGGCCCGGTTCTTTTTGTCTCGGGCCATATCGGCAACTGGGAAATGCTCCCTCCGGGCGTTGCCAGATATGGTGCGGGTTTCGCCTCCTTTTATCGTGCCGCAGCCAACCCACTGGTCGATCGGATGATCCGTGACCTGCGTGACGCCGCGATGCCCGATCCACTTCCCCTGTTCGCAAAGGGCGCGAGGGGGGCCAGAGACGCGCTGAAATGGGTAGCGACCGGACATCGGCTTGGCATGCTGGTCGATCAGAAAATGAATGACGGTATTGAGACGCGGTTCTTCAATCGACCCGCCATGACAGCGCCCGCGCTGGCGGCGATGGCCCTGAAATTCCGCTGCACCGTTATCCCGGGTTATGTGCAACGTCTTGGACCGGCGCGGTTGCGGATCGTGGTGGAACCACCGATGCCTCTTCTGGACACCGGCAACCGGCAGAATGATGTCGCGACTTTGACGCAGGCCATCAATGACAGGCTGGAAGCGTGGATCCGGGCCCGGCCCGAAAGCTGGCTGTGGTTGCACCGACGCTGGTCGAAAGAGCTTTACGGGACGTCGAATCAATTCAAATAA
- a CDS encoding MFS transporter, with protein sequence MRSAEIGARRQEAAPERIGWLENIAYGSGDLSSNLMWGMSSSYLMYYYTDLVGLLPAELSILLLVARVFDALADPLVGYFIDITRGRFVLSMMKIFAIPFGIFSFLCFVPAPGGHTAQLAWAYVTYIAFGLVYSAVNTPYGAAGNMIAVTIQNRVRLNSFRMMGCNIGQFAISALTLPLVGMLATSDSLPGRRMGFSFYMAGLSISGALLWIFTARVCRLRQQLPAETHTIMTLLKSLARNRLWHICNIMVFLKFISFSSYSAFALYFARIVLGRDAQFGGVILTVAMFMSFAGAIFTPAFSARFTQRGTFLLMLAIQVVAFSVAAISSASIPAFMIAFAVGTFAFGIADPLYYTTLASAIDYGVSTTGIRAAGLAYSLNSLVTKVSQGLAGFMLAEFLVWGHYTTDHRLTDASLSSWITMGFIGLPVIAALFGFGMIWLFPRDSYLHQITEPVDLAHSAPPVQ encoded by the coding sequence ATGAGAAGTGCGGAAATTGGCGCGCGGCGTCAGGAGGCTGCGCCCGAACGGATCGGCTGGCTGGAAAACATAGCCTATGGAAGCGGCGATCTCTCATCGAATCTCATGTGGGGCATGAGTTCCTCCTATCTCATGTATTACTACACGGATCTGGTGGGTCTGCTGCCCGCTGAACTGTCGATACTGCTTCTTGTCGCGCGTGTGTTCGATGCGCTCGCGGACCCTCTCGTCGGATATTTCATCGACATCACGCGAGGGCGTTTCGTGCTCAGCATGATGAAGATATTCGCTATTCCTTTCGGTATTTTCTCATTCCTGTGTTTCGTCCCCGCACCCGGCGGCCACACCGCGCAACTGGCGTGGGCGTACGTGACTTACATTGCGTTTGGACTGGTTTATTCCGCCGTCAATACGCCCTACGGCGCGGCGGGCAACATGATCGCAGTCACGATACAGAACCGTGTCCGTCTCAATTCATTTCGGATGATGGGATGCAATATCGGTCAATTCGCGATTTCCGCGCTGACATTGCCGCTGGTTGGAATGCTGGCGACGTCTGATTCCCTGCCGGGCCGACGTATGGGTTTCAGTTTCTACATGGCGGGGTTGTCGATCAGCGGAGCGCTGCTGTGGATATTCACGGCACGGGTCTGCCGGCTGCGTCAGCAGCTACCGGCTGAAACCCACACGATCATGACGCTGCTCAAGTCGCTCGCACGAAACCGCCTCTGGCATATCTGCAATATCATGGTGTTTCTGAAATTCATCAGTTTCTCATCCTACAGCGCTTTCGCATTGTATTTTGCCCGAATTGTTCTGGGACGTGATGCCCAGTTCGGAGGCGTGATCCTGACGGTTGCGATGTTCATGAGTTTCGCGGGCGCGATCTTCACTCCCGCCTTCAGCGCACGCTTTACCCAGCGCGGCACATTCCTCCTCATGCTTGCCATTCAGGTTGTGGCGTTCTCCGTGGCTGCCATTAGCAGTGCCAGCATACCGGCCTTCATGATCGCATTCGCAGTCGGGACATTCGCCTTTGGAATTGCGGACCCGCTCTATTACACGACTTTGGCTTCCGCCATTGATTACGGCGTTTCGACCACGGGAATCCGGGCCGCCGGTCTGGCCTATTCATTGAATTCTTTGGTGACAAAAGTATCGCAGGGCCTTGCCGGGTTCATGCTGGCCGAGTTTCTGGTCTGGGGACATTACACGACCGATCATCGGCTGACCGACGCCAGCCTGTCGTCATGGATCACCATGGGATTCATCGGGCTCCCCGTGATCGCCGCTCTTTTCGGATTTGGCATGATCTGGCTCTTCCCCCGCGATTCTTATCTGCATCAGATCACGGAACCAGTGGACTTGGCCCACAGCGCGCCACCAGTTCAGTAG
- a CDS encoding glycosyltransferase N-terminal domain-containing protein codes for MPTERYLSRRPAYLPCLMPAFPASPSPCYPRSMQAGSAPSSSTVSASLGQRFLEATIRGWLGFALRTTRWRFEATPEARALLLQERGDGTQPGLLVAFWHEALALSPALWWWTEPRNPSMRLHVLISRNNDGRLIARIVTPWRIPPIHGSSDKKGKNKGGAAALRQIRQALVMGHTVAVMPDGPKGPRRIVQPGILALAEKTGIPILPVGVQCTCLHAPSWDRMIIPLPFGRGRIVCGTPVSVEPGNRDTASQTLTLRLTTVQDEAGMQAEAYLDTLASMPEQAVVNGTVGTPTTPRKPSSISPPILWSLLTSLLAPGLIAMLRIRVRRGKEIRDRTRERLGFAAMRRPDGPLLWVHAASVGETLSIIPVIRAILEKPSAPTLLVTTGTVTAAATLARELPDAMRTGRVLHSFVPLDVPRWVKRFLRHWRPDGLVLTESELWPNMIAACNATELPIMLLNGRLSRTALTGWRKLPRMAENMMGALSWIAARSPEDAARFRMMGATSVFCDGDLKTAAPPLVADVAVLDTARRAIGRRPVWVAASTHPGEETQILETAKILRVTHPDLLTIIAPRHPERGVAIAEEVKAAFPSAGQPPRRAQGQWPDTADPVWIVDTLGELGTLFRLSHIVFMGNSLIAPDSAITGGGHNPLEPARLGCAIMTGPAIANFEETFATLEEAVIVVHSAQDLASTVKTLLDDPTRAAALGQAGERVATRDQTLPSRLADLIYRTCGYP; via the coding sequence ATGCCGACGGAACGGTATCTGTCGCGCCGTCCAGCCTATCTCCCTTGTCTTATGCCCGCCTTTCCCGCCTCCCCCTCTCCATGCTACCCCCGCAGCATGCAGGCCGGTTCCGCACCCTCCTCCAGCACGGTTTCCGCCAGTCTGGGCCAGCGTTTCCTTGAGGCAACCATTCGTGGCTGGCTCGGCTTCGCCCTGCGCACGACCCGCTGGCGCTTTGAGGCCACTCCGGAAGCCAGAGCGCTTTTGCTACAGGAGCGCGGTGACGGGACGCAACCAGGGCTGCTCGTCGCTTTCTGGCATGAGGCGCTCGCCCTTTCCCCCGCGCTGTGGTGGTGGACGGAGCCGCGCAATCCTTCCATGCGACTGCATGTCCTGATCAGCCGTAACAATGACGGACGACTGATCGCCCGGATTGTCACGCCATGGCGAATTCCGCCAATCCACGGCTCGTCCGACAAGAAGGGCAAGAACAAGGGCGGAGCCGCGGCTCTCCGTCAGATCCGTCAGGCTTTGGTGATGGGGCATACTGTCGCCGTCATGCCGGATGGCCCGAAAGGACCACGCCGTATCGTGCAGCCGGGTATTCTCGCGCTTGCTGAAAAAACCGGCATCCCCATCCTGCCGGTTGGCGTGCAGTGCACCTGTCTGCATGCGCCTTCATGGGACCGGATGATCATCCCGCTGCCATTTGGTCGCGGGCGCATCGTCTGCGGCACACCTGTTTCCGTGGAACCGGGAAATCGTGACACAGCCAGCCAGACACTCACTCTTCGCTTGACCACTGTTCAGGATGAGGCCGGAATGCAGGCCGAAGCCTACCTCGACACGCTCGCCTCCATGCCGGAGCAGGCTGTCGTGAATGGGACTGTTGGTACGCCGACCACACCGCGAAAACCATCATCTATCAGTCCTCCCATACTCTGGTCGCTGCTGACTTCCCTGCTCGCTCCCGGCCTGATTGCCATGCTTCGGATACGGGTACGGCGCGGCAAGGAAATCCGTGACCGCACCAGAGAACGTCTCGGCTTCGCCGCGATGCGCCGTCCCGATGGACCGCTTCTCTGGGTGCACGCGGCCAGTGTCGGTGAAACCCTCTCCATCATTCCGGTAATCCGGGCCATTCTGGAAAAACCCTCGGCACCAACACTTCTTGTCACGACCGGCACCGTCACCGCCGCCGCAACGCTGGCGCGGGAACTGCCTGACGCCATGCGGACAGGACGGGTTCTGCACAGTTTCGTTCCGCTCGATGTGCCACGGTGGGTCAAGCGCTTTCTCCGCCACTGGAGACCGGACGGACTGGTCCTGACCGAGAGTGAGTTGTGGCCGAACATGATCGCGGCCTGTAACGCGACGGAACTGCCGATCATGCTGCTGAACGGTCGGCTGTCCCGCACAGCACTCACGGGATGGCGCAAACTGCCCCGCATGGCGGAAAACATGATGGGCGCGCTGTCATGGATTGCAGCCCGTTCGCCGGAAGACGCCGCCCGTTTCCGGATGATGGGAGCAACGAGCGTGTTCTGTGACGGTGATCTGAAAACAGCGGCCCCGCCTCTTGTCGCGGATGTCGCCGTGCTGGACACCGCTCGCAGGGCTATAGGCAGACGCCCCGTATGGGTCGCGGCTTCGACTCATCCCGGTGAAGAAACGCAGATTCTTGAAACTGCGAAAATTCTGAGAGTTACTCACCCCGATCTGCTGACAATCATCGCCCCCCGTCACCCCGAACGGGGCGTTGCCATTGCCGAAGAAGTAAAGGCCGCTTTCCCATCCGCCGGCCAGCCTCCCCGTCGCGCGCAAGGTCAGTGGCCGGATACGGCAGATCCCGTGTGGATTGTCGATACACTTGGGGAACTCGGCACCCTGTTCCGCCTGTCCCATATCGTTTTCATGGGAAACAGCCTGATTGCTCCTGACAGTGCGATAACAGGCGGCGGACATAATCCGCTTGAACCGGCCCGGCTGGGATGCGCGATCATGACAGGCCCGGCGATCGCCAATTTCGAGGAGACCTTCGCCACTCTTGAGGAGGCCGTGATCGTGGTCCACTCCGCTCAGGATCTGGCAAGCACAGTCAAAACCCTGCTTGACGATCCGACGAGAGCAGCGGCACTCGGTCAGGCAGGAGAGCGGGTTGCTACCCGTGACCAGACTCTACCGTCCCGGCTGGCGGACCTCATCTACCGGACCTGCGGCTACCCATGA
- the lpxK gene encoding tetraacyldisaccharide 4'-kinase, translating into MNAPAFWFRPPGLLSGLLNPLAVIVGLVATGRRRRSGWRASVPVLCVGNLTVGGTGKTTTVLDLVHRLHQRGVAVHCLTRGYRGQAVKGQTPLRVNPARHTAEDVGDEPLLLAAAAPCWVGPDRAASARAAIAAGATFLIMDDGFQNPGLHKDFSFVLVDGAVGFGNQRVLPAGPLREPLDTGLAAANAIVITGQDLCGVEKNLSDRVRYPILKAGLRMEQSIATLRHEKVIAFAGLARPDKFFACLNEQGVVPVKAVPFPDHHVFTATDLAHLSNLAAQYCARLVTTPKDAARLPETFCEKILIVNVGLEWTDPEQLDSILDRLTERTRQL; encoded by the coding sequence CTGAATGCGCCAGCTTTCTGGTTTCGCCCGCCCGGTCTGCTGAGCGGTCTGCTGAATCCTCTGGCGGTCATTGTTGGGCTGGTGGCAACAGGGCGCAGACGACGCTCCGGCTGGCGTGCGTCGGTTCCCGTGCTGTGCGTGGGCAACCTCACGGTGGGCGGAACCGGTAAAACCACGACTGTACTTGATCTTGTTCACCGCCTGCATCAACGGGGCGTAGCGGTTCACTGCCTGACACGCGGCTACCGTGGACAGGCAGTAAAGGGACAGACTCCGCTGCGGGTCAATCCTGCCCGCCACACTGCCGAGGATGTCGGCGATGAGCCTCTCCTCCTTGCCGCTGCCGCCCCCTGCTGGGTCGGCCCCGACCGTGCCGCTTCAGCCCGTGCCGCCATCGCAGCCGGAGCCACCTTCCTGATCATGGATGATGGTTTCCAGAATCCCGGGTTGCACAAGGATTTCTCCTTCGTTCTGGTCGATGGCGCAGTCGGGTTCGGCAATCAGCGGGTCCTCCCTGCCGGGCCGTTGCGCGAGCCGCTCGACACAGGACTGGCTGCCGCGAACGCCATTGTCATCACGGGGCAGGATTTATGCGGCGTTGAGAAAAACCTTTCGGACAGAGTTCGTTATCCGATCCTGAAAGCGGGCCTGAGGATGGAACAGTCCATCGCGACATTACGCCACGAAAAGGTCATCGCTTTTGCTGGTCTCGCCCGTCCGGACAAATTCTTTGCCTGTCTGAACGAACAGGGCGTCGTTCCCGTGAAAGCCGTTCCCTTTCCTGATCATCATGTTTTCACCGCCACCGATCTTGCTCATCTGTCGAATCTCGCCGCACAATATTGTGCTAGGCTGGTCACCACACCCAAAGATGCGGCACGGCTTCCCGAAACCTTTTGTGAGAAAATCCTGATCGTGAATGTAGGGTTGGAATGGACCGACCCGGAGCAATTGGACTCAATCCTCGATCGTCTGACAGAACGGACGCGCCAGTTATGA